The proteins below are encoded in one region of Elusimicrobiota bacterium:
- the pilT_6 gene encoding Twitching mobility protein: protein MRQNHSEIILRIDMDANTNEDFLHALLKGMIEKRASDLHLRSGSVPIYRVDGNLVMASQEIISAKIISELLSQMLNPPQLKSFEERNDIDFSYSLAGTGRYRGNAFRQRGSIAVVLRQIPTVIPSFTQLHLPKILPKFCQLSRGLVLVCGVTGSGKSTTLAAIIENINTERAEHIVTVEDPIEFLYKDKKSIISQRELGADTPNFSEALRHVLRQDPDVILLGEMRDLETTSTAITAAQTGHLVLSTLHTIDAVQTINRIIDLYPPHQQNQVRFQLADVLKGVICQRLIPSASGTGRVPTVEVLVVTALVRKAIAENKMADVQEAIRQGQYYGMETFHQSLLKLYRDGLIKLEDALEAASNPEELMMAVRGITAGTDTAA, encoded by the coding sequence TTGCGCCAAAATCATTCGGAGATTATCCTTCGAATCGACATGGACGCAAATACCAATGAGGATTTTTTGCATGCCCTCTTAAAGGGCATGATTGAGAAAAGGGCCTCCGACCTTCATCTTCGATCAGGTTCAGTTCCCATCTACCGCGTAGATGGGAACTTGGTCATGGCCTCCCAAGAAATCATTTCCGCCAAAATCATTTCGGAATTGTTGTCTCAAATGCTCAATCCCCCTCAATTGAAATCATTTGAGGAAAGAAACGATATCGATTTTTCCTATTCTCTGGCTGGCACTGGTCGTTATCGGGGAAATGCTTTTCGGCAGCGAGGCTCCATTGCGGTGGTCTTAAGACAAATCCCCACGGTCATTCCTTCTTTCACGCAGCTTCATTTGCCTAAAATTCTCCCTAAATTTTGCCAACTCTCCAGGGGATTGGTGTTGGTTTGCGGGGTCACTGGAAGCGGGAAATCAACCACCTTGGCTGCTATCATCGAAAACATCAACACGGAACGGGCTGAACATATTGTGACCGTCGAAGACCCCATTGAATTTCTTTACAAAGACAAGAAATCCATCATCAGCCAACGTGAATTGGGAGCAGACACCCCCAACTTTTCAGAAGCCTTACGCCACGTTCTCCGGCAAGACCCCGACGTTATTTTGTTGGGGGAAATGAGAGACCTCGAAACAACATCAACGGCCATCACCGCGGCGCAAACAGGGCATCTTGTTTTATCAACACTGCATACAATCGACGCCGTTCAAACTATCAACAGAATTATTGATCTCTATCCGCCCCACCAACAAAATCAAGTCAGGTTCCAACTGGCTGATGTTTTGAAAGGCGTTATCTGTCAGAGATTAATTCCAAGCGCTTCCGGGACCGGCCGCGTCCCGACCGTGGAAGTTTTGGTGGTCACCGCTTTGGTGCGAAAAGCCATCGCCGAAAACAAAATGGCAGACGTCCAAGAAGCCATCCGACAAGGCCAATATTATGGAATGGAGACCTTTCACCAGTCTCTGCTTAAGCTATATCGAGATGGCTTGATCAAACTTGAAGACGCCCTTGAAGCCGCAAGCAACCCGGAAGAGTTGATGATGGCCGTCCGCGGTATCACCGCGGGAACGGACACCGCCGCTTAA
- the pheA gene encoding P-protein: protein MDKNASLDRLRRRIDAIDDQLLKLLNSRGELAKEIGRIKAKNGSNILAASREVEILTRLANRNKGPLSDDAVNDIFQTIFTTCRALQKRLTIAYFGPEATFTHQVAIKHFGRDCEFIAVPSITDVFFEVERKRADFGVVPVENSTEGVVNHTLDMFTESSLNIVAEREEAIAQNLLSVSGKIKNVKTVYSHPQALAQCRKWLDSHLPGVAIHTSASTSDAAIQATLDGSVGAIASLLAAQMYHLKPVALNIEDSPDNATRFLVIGQTLPAPTGKDKTSIMLSVKDRVGALYDILQPFREAGVNLTKIESRPTKKKAWEYVFFVDFLGHQSEKRVQAALKGLEPKCNQLKILGSYPYGQ from the coding sequence ATGGATAAGAATGCTTCATTGGACCGACTCCGGCGCAGAATAGACGCCATTGATGACCAACTGTTAAAACTCCTGAACAGCCGCGGTGAATTGGCCAAAGAAATTGGCCGGATCAAAGCCAAAAACGGATCAAATATTCTGGCTGCCTCCCGTGAGGTGGAAATTTTAACTCGACTGGCCAATCGTAACAAGGGTCCTCTCTCCGATGACGCCGTGAACGATATCTTTCAAACCATTTTCACCACCTGCCGTGCCTTACAAAAGCGGCTCACAATCGCTTATTTTGGCCCCGAAGCCACGTTCACCCATCAAGTCGCCATCAAACATTTTGGCCGCGATTGCGAATTCATTGCGGTGCCCTCGATTACGGATGTGTTCTTTGAAGTGGAACGCAAACGCGCTGACTTTGGCGTTGTTCCAGTAGAAAATTCAACCGAGGGTGTGGTGAACCACACGCTGGACATGTTCACGGAATCAAGCCTGAATATCGTAGCGGAGAGGGAAGAAGCCATTGCCCAAAATCTGCTGTCGGTTTCTGGAAAAATCAAAAACGTAAAAACCGTGTATTCCCATCCCCAAGCTCTGGCCCAATGCCGAAAATGGTTGGATTCTCATTTGCCTGGCGTTGCCATACATACCTCTGCCTCCACGTCGGATGCCGCCATTCAGGCCACCCTGGACGGTTCAGTGGGAGCCATCGCTTCTTTGCTGGCCGCCCAAATGTATCACTTAAAACCAGTGGCCCTTAACATTGAAGATTCTCCTGACAACGCCACCCGGTTTCTCGTGATCGGACAAACCTTGCCAGCCCCCACAGGGAAGGATAAGACATCCATCATGTTGTCTGTTAAAGACCGCGTGGGAGCGCTTTACGATATTCTTCAACCTTTCCGCGAAGCCGGCGTGAACTTAACTAAAATTGAATCTCGGCCCACCAAAAAGAAAGCGTGGGAATATGTCTTTTTCGTTGATTTCCTTGGACACCAATCTGAAAAACGGGTTCAAGCGGCGCTCAAAGGACTTGAACCCAAGTGTAACCAATTAAAAATTCTCGGTTCCTACCCTTACGGTCAATAA
- the ftsZ gene encoding Cell division protein FtsZ, with product MTRIKFTEDFKEQPAVIRVIGLGGAGGNAVNRMIEAKVEHVEFIAANTDAQALRRNLAPVRIQVGETLTKGLGVGGNPLLGSQAALESEDRIKEVIQGSDMLFITAGMGGGTGTGCAPVVARIAKSLNPAPLVIAVVTRPFQFEGLVRSNQASAGIEELRPYVDTLLVIPNDKLFEIIDEKTPSVEAFRVADDVLRQAMQAIADVITTHGLVNVDFADVKTIMSGSGEALMGIGTSTGPDRALTAARQAVQSPLLENISIEGAKGVLVNITGNKNVTMFEVREVMDFVSSATATSSHVFYGQVFDENIEDRLKVTVIATGFPARSYKDKTNSSNKRLSSPMPSLQPAGLPNPSHLGTTPSEDDLRRPAYLRLRNRKLK from the coding sequence ATGACACGAATAAAATTCACTGAAGACTTCAAAGAACAACCCGCCGTTATCCGCGTGATCGGTTTGGGAGGAGCTGGTGGTAACGCAGTGAACCGAATGATCGAAGCAAAAGTAGAACATGTCGAATTCATTGCCGCCAACACAGACGCCCAAGCTCTCCGGCGAAATTTGGCGCCGGTTCGAATTCAAGTGGGAGAAACCCTAACCAAAGGTTTGGGAGTGGGAGGGAATCCCTTGCTTGGTAGCCAAGCCGCCTTGGAATCGGAAGATAGAATTAAAGAAGTTATTCAGGGATCGGACATGTTGTTTATCACCGCTGGGATGGGTGGGGGAACCGGCACCGGTTGTGCCCCCGTAGTGGCCAGAATTGCCAAATCATTAAACCCTGCTCCATTGGTTATTGCAGTTGTGACCCGCCCTTTTCAGTTCGAAGGTTTGGTTCGATCCAACCAAGCGAGCGCTGGAATTGAAGAGTTGAGACCCTATGTGGACACCTTACTCGTGATCCCCAATGACAAGCTTTTTGAAATTATCGATGAAAAAACTCCCTCTGTAGAGGCGTTCCGAGTGGCCGACGACGTGCTTCGGCAAGCCATGCAAGCCATTGCGGATGTGATCACCACCCATGGACTGGTCAATGTCGACTTTGCGGACGTTAAAACCATTATGTCCGGTTCAGGTGAAGCTTTGATGGGCATTGGAACCTCCACCGGACCCGATCGGGCCTTAACAGCAGCTCGGCAAGCGGTCCAATCGCCCCTTTTGGAAAATATTTCCATTGAAGGGGCCAAAGGGGTCTTGGTGAATATCACCGGAAATAAAAATGTAACGATGTTTGAGGTCAGAGAAGTTATGGACTTTGTCAGTTCAGCCACCGCCACAAGTTCTCATGTGTTTTATGGCCAAGTTTTTGATGAAAACATTGAAGATCGACTAAAAGTCACAGTAATAGCAACAGGTTTCCCCGCCCGCTCATACAAAGATAAGACCAACAGCTCCAACAAGCGCCTCTCTTCACCCATGCCGTCCTTACAGCCCGCCGGACTGCCCAACCCCAGTCATTTAGGAACCACCCCTTCTGAAGATGATTTAAGACGTCCGGCTTACTTGCGGCTCAGAAACAGAAAATTAAAATAA